In Devosia sp. 1566, a single genomic region encodes these proteins:
- a CDS encoding ABC transporter permease, with the protein MAVLGRIASLVLTLAITFVGLTAVTFLISRLTNIDPVLAVTGDRVGAATYDAVYKELGLDQPVFVQYGIYLKRLVSGDFGVSVLTSRPVLSDLLRVFPATFELATIAIIIGVVLGIPMGVVAAAAKGRWPDQVIRVVGLLGYSVPIFWLGLVGLFLFYGKLGWVAGTGRLDVFYQGVLEHRTGVILIDAALEGNWEIFSNAFSHLILPASLLGYFSLAYIARMTRSFMIDQLSQEYVIAARIKGNSYWGAVWRHAFPNIMVPLITVIGLSYASLLEGAVLTETVFAWPGLGLYITRALFNSDMNAVLGGTVLVGAVFITINVVSDMLYKLFDPRLRRS; encoded by the coding sequence ATGGCTGTTCTAGGCCGGATTGCCTCACTTGTACTTACCCTCGCGATCACTTTTGTTGGCCTGACCGCGGTAACCTTTCTGATCAGCCGCCTGACCAATATCGATCCGGTGCTCGCTGTGACGGGCGACCGGGTGGGCGCTGCAACTTATGATGCGGTCTACAAGGAGCTCGGGCTCGACCAACCGGTATTTGTTCAGTACGGCATCTACCTCAAGCGCCTCGTGTCCGGCGATTTCGGGGTTTCGGTGCTGACTTCGCGCCCGGTGCTGAGCGACCTGTTGCGCGTATTTCCGGCCACCTTTGAACTTGCAACCATCGCCATCATCATCGGGGTGGTGCTTGGCATTCCAATGGGGGTTGTTGCAGCTGCCGCCAAGGGCCGCTGGCCGGATCAAGTGATCCGGGTGGTGGGTCTTCTGGGCTATTCCGTTCCGATCTTCTGGCTCGGTCTGGTCGGGCTTTTCCTGTTTTATGGCAAGCTCGGATGGGTGGCAGGAACCGGTCGGTTGGACGTGTTCTACCAGGGCGTGCTTGAGCACCGCACCGGCGTAATTTTGATCGACGCGGCGCTGGAAGGAAACTGGGAGATCTTCTCGAACGCTTTCAGTCACCTGATCCTGCCCGCGAGCTTGCTGGGCTACTTCTCGCTTGCCTATATCGCCCGCATGACGCGCAGCTTCATGATCGACCAGCTAAGCCAGGAATATGTCATCGCGGCGCGCATCAAGGGCAACTCCTATTGGGGTGCAGTTTGGCGGCACGCATTCCCCAACATCATGGTGCCGCTGATCACCGTGATCGGGCTGAGCTATGCCTCGCTGCTGGAAGGAGCCGTGCTTACGGAAACAGTGTTCGCCTGGCCGGGGCTGGGTCTCTACATCACCCGCGCCTTGTTCAACAGCGACATGAACGCCGTGCTCGGCGGGACGGTGCTGGTTGGCGCAGTGTTTATCACGATCAACGTCGTGTCCGACATGCTCTACAAGTTATTCGATCCGCGGCTGAGGCGCTCATGA
- a CDS encoding ABC transporter ATP-binding protein produces the protein MAHVISVNNLDVIFRVGSREISAVQGVSFAVAPGESFGIVGESGSGKSTVLRAIAGLVPPSDGTIEVNGRPAGSRRRSDRRLLQYVFQDPYGSLHPRKTVDDTLREPLEIHRESDIDAKVSQAIADVGLQPMQRFRYPHQLSGGQRQRVAIARALMLKPPILLLDEPTSALDVSIQAEILNLLGRLGRSYSLTSILVSHDLAVVAHLCSRIAIMQLGRVVEVISAEDLRAGKMKVEYTRNLVQASRGFTRAGA, from the coding sequence GTGGCTCACGTGATCTCGGTCAACAATCTCGACGTCATTTTTCGTGTGGGCAGCCGCGAAATCAGCGCCGTGCAGGGCGTTTCCTTTGCGGTGGCGCCGGGTGAAAGCTTTGGCATTGTTGGCGAGTCCGGTTCGGGCAAGTCCACCGTGCTGCGGGCGATCGCGGGCCTCGTGCCCCCCAGTGATGGAACCATCGAGGTCAACGGCCGGCCCGCTGGCAGTCGACGACGCTCCGATCGGCGCTTGCTGCAATATGTGTTCCAGGATCCCTACGGCTCCCTGCATCCGCGCAAGACCGTCGACGACACCCTCAGGGAGCCGCTTGAGATCCACCGGGAAAGCGATATCGACGCAAAGGTCTCGCAAGCGATTGCAGATGTCGGGCTTCAACCCATGCAGCGCTTCCGCTATCCGCACCAGCTCTCCGGCGGCCAGCGCCAGCGGGTCGCCATTGCCCGCGCCCTGATGCTGAAACCGCCAATCCTGCTGCTCGATGAGCCGACATCGGCGCTGGACGTATCCATCCAGGCCGAAATCCTCAATCTGCTGGGGCGGCTCGGGCGCAGCTACAGCCTCACATCCATCCTGGTTAGCCACGATCTTGCGGTAGTGGCGCATCTTTGCAGCCGCATTGCCATCATGCAGCTCGGCCGGGTGGTTGAAGTGATCAGCGCCGAGGACCTGCGGGCAGGCAAGATGAAAGTCGAGTACACGCGCAACCTGGTTCAAGCAAGCCGTGGCTTTACGCGGGCAGGGGCCTAG
- the nikC gene encoding nickel transporter permease translates to MSDTIGQWLASDAPQSRRQAIFGSAYRSFRAVVANPTALIGLVIVTVLVLLAVFAPLLTMGKSPFESVLSDRLAPPSATYWFGADELGRDIFTRTLYGARATLTIVLLVSVVVVPIGLALGTAAGYAGGWVDVVLMRVTDIFLAFPRLILALAFAAALGPGIENAVLAIALTSWPAYARLARSETMAIAHSDFIQAAVLQGASTGRILFRHVVPLCLSSVIVRLTLDMAGIILTAAGLGFLGLGAQPPTPEWGAMVSAGREVILDQWWVATIPGLAIFIVSLGFNLLGDGLRDVFDPRSNDR, encoded by the coding sequence ATGAGCGACACCATTGGACAGTGGCTGGCAAGCGACGCGCCCCAGTCCCGGCGTCAGGCCATATTTGGTAGCGCTTACCGCAGCTTCCGCGCCGTTGTCGCCAATCCAACGGCGCTGATCGGGTTGGTGATTGTCACAGTATTGGTTCTGCTGGCGGTGTTCGCGCCCCTGCTGACCATGGGCAAGTCACCGTTCGAGTCAGTGCTCAGCGACCGGCTTGCACCGCCCTCGGCCACTTACTGGTTTGGTGCCGACGAGTTGGGCCGCGACATCTTCACTCGAACGCTATACGGGGCGCGCGCGACGCTGACCATCGTGCTTCTGGTTTCGGTTGTGGTTGTGCCGATTGGCCTCGCGCTGGGCACCGCGGCAGGCTATGCGGGTGGCTGGGTCGACGTGGTGTTGATGCGCGTCACCGACATATTCCTGGCCTTCCCCCGCCTGATTTTGGCACTCGCCTTTGCTGCGGCCCTCGGGCCGGGAATTGAAAACGCAGTGCTCGCCATTGCTCTGACCTCCTGGCCTGCCTATGCCCGCTTGGCGCGCTCGGAAACCATGGCGATCGCCCATAGCGACTTCATCCAGGCGGCAGTCCTTCAGGGCGCCTCGACCGGGCGAATCTTGTTTCGACACGTGGTGCCGCTTTGCCTGTCGTCGGTGATCGTCCGCCTCACGCTCGACATGGCTGGAATTATTCTTACCGCCGCAGGTCTCGGCTTCCTTGGCCTTGGCGCCCAGCCGCCGACGCCCGAATGGGGGGCAATGGTTTCGGCCGGGCGCGAAGTTATTCTTGACCAGTGGTGGGTGGCGACCATTCCGGGGCTTGCGATCTTCATCGTCAGCTTGGGGTTCAATCTGCTGGGCGATGGGCTGCGTGACGTGTTTGATCCAAGATCCAATGACCGATAA
- a CDS encoding ABC transporter ATP-binding protein, with amino-acid sequence MTDNLLVVEGLEVSFPTRSGVTRAVRDASFTLGRERLGVVGESGSGKSTMGRALLGLLPRSADVTAQTMSYAGKNLLSCTEREWRELRGRRMSMVMQDPKYSLNPVQTVGKQIEETLLLHIKTSRADARKRTLAMLEAVQIRDPELVHGLHPHQLSGGMGQRVMIAMMLVAEPDLLIADEPTSALDVTVQNEVLRILDDLVRDRGMGLIMISHNLTMVASFCDRVLIMYGGRIVEQCAARDLHNARHPYTRALVAATPSLDAQQAELATMVRDPEWLT; translated from the coding sequence ATGACCGATAATCTTCTTGTCGTGGAAGGCCTCGAGGTTAGCTTTCCAACACGGTCCGGCGTGACGCGCGCGGTCCGGGACGCCAGCTTCACCCTAGGCCGGGAGCGCCTCGGTGTCGTCGGAGAGTCCGGATCGGGCAAAAGCACAATGGGACGTGCGCTTCTCGGCCTGCTGCCGCGCTCGGCCGATGTCACAGCGCAAACAATGTCCTATGCCGGCAAGAACCTGCTGAGTTGCACCGAGCGCGAATGGCGCGAACTGCGCGGCCGCCGCATGTCAATGGTGATGCAGGATCCGAAATATTCGCTGAACCCGGTGCAGACCGTCGGAAAGCAGATCGAGGAAACCTTGTTGCTGCACATCAAGACATCCCGAGCCGACGCCCGGAAGCGGACGCTGGCGATGCTCGAGGCGGTGCAGATCCGCGACCCCGAACTGGTCCATGGGCTCCACCCCCACCAGCTCTCGGGCGGCATGGGCCAGCGCGTGATGATTGCCATGATGCTGGTGGCCGAACCTGACCTGCTGATCGCCGACGAGCCGACTTCGGCTCTTGACGTCACCGTGCAAAACGAAGTCCTGCGCATTCTGGATGATCTTGTGCGTGATCGCGGCATGGGGCTCATCATGATCAGCCACAATCTGACCATGGTGGCGAGCTTCTGCGACCGCGTGCTGATCATGTATGGCGGCCGCATTGTCGAGCAATGCGCGGCCAGGGACCTTCACAATGCGCGCCACCCCTATACAAGGGCGCTGGTGGCCGCGACTCCATCGCTCGATGCCCAACAGGCTGAACTTGCGACCATGGTCCGCGACCCCGAGTGGCTCACGTGA
- a CDS encoding Arm DNA-binding domain-containing protein has protein sequence MARETKRLNARTVATITDPGMHADGDGLYLVVDKSGAKRWSPIYRRDSKRREMGLGRLADVGLADARAKAADYRREITAGIDPVAQREVERVKRAQVGVTFGTFASDLVADRETQFRNEKHRQQWRNTLATYCAPISNKRLEQIDTEAVLSVLKPIWGTNAETASRLRGRIERVLDAAKAKGLREGKPCTLARAPRQAPAQAAEADPWSPRGNVLR, from the coding sequence ATGGCGAGGGAAACAAAGCGGCTCAACGCGCGGACGGTAGCGACAATCACGGACCCCGGCATGCATGCCGATGGGGACGGGCTTTATCTTGTCGTGGACAAAAGCGGCGCCAAGCGCTGGAGCCCGATCTACCGAAGGGATAGCAAACGCCGCGAGATGGGCTTGGGCCGGTTGGCAGATGTGGGCCTGGCTGATGCGCGCGCAAAAGCCGCCGACTATCGCCGCGAGATAACCGCCGGCATCGATCCGGTGGCGCAGCGTGAAGTCGAGCGCGTAAAGCGAGCACAGGTGGGCGTCACCTTCGGCACCTTCGCCAGTGACCTTGTTGCCGATCGGGAAACTCAGTTCCGGAACGAGAAACACCGCCAGCAGTGGCGCAATACTCTCGCGACCTATTGCGCTCCGATCAGCAACAAGCGCCTGGAGCAGATCGACACAGAGGCGGTGCTGTCCGTGCTGAAGCCGATTTGGGGAACGAATGCGGAAACCGCCTCTCGGCTGCGCGGGCGCATTGAGCGCGTGCTGGATGCGGCAAAGGCCAAAGGGTTGCGGGAGGGAAAACCCTGCACGCTGGCGCGGGCACCTCGACAAGCCCCTGCCCAAGCGGCGGAAGCTGACCCGTGGTCACCACGCGGCAATGTCCTACGCTGA